In Halictus rubicundus isolate RS-2024b chromosome 5, iyHalRubi1_principal, whole genome shotgun sequence, one genomic interval encodes:
- the LOC143354433 gene encoding ELMO domain-containing protein 2 isoform X1, translated as MIETRVPLMCESRNKSIISAQNRPIVKWLLRQTTQMCELQRICYGEPSGAPRTLAVEESLRLSRNANIKTLVAHLNDLAEQRGITTKTERKILEEAIRTVLVTKKINPTAHPDFAKSFGKCIELIWGYKQLCVECEELRKTPYDAENPQHELLLFQLWNSLMPYERLDARVTKQWQEIGFQGDDPKTDFRGMGILGLENLVYFAQEYPSAATHVLSHSTHPRYGYAFAIVGINLTSMALRLLKDGAARTHIYNSSKTLPTIRAFHQFYCYLFYEFDGFWIESKPSNMMEFSSIQEKFENSIRMALADPSTVFRINISVDNV; from the exons ATGATCGAGACAAGGGTTCCTTTAATGTGCGAGTCGAGGAACAAATCAATTATTTCGGCCCAGAACAG ACCGATTGTAAAATGGTTGTTGCGTCAGACAACAcagatgtgcgagctccaaagAATTTGTTATGGAGAGCCGTCTGGTGCACCGAGAACTCTGGCTGTGGAAGAATCTCTCAGGCTATCTAGAAATGCGAATATCAAAACTCTGGTGGCTCATTTAAACGATCTAGCCGAGCAACGTGGTATTACCACAAAAACAGAGCGTAAAATATTAGAGGAAGCCATTAGGACAGTGTTGGTGACCAAGAAGATAAATCCAACAGCACATCCTGACTTTGCTAAGTCCTTTGGCAAATGCATAGAATTAATTTGGGGCTACAAACAACTCTGTGTGGAGTGCGAAGAGCTTAGAAAAACGCCTTACGACGCCGAGAACCCTCAGCATGAGCTGTTATTGTTTCAGTTGTGGAACTCATTAATGCCTTACGAGCGTCTAGATGCTAGAGTTACAAAGCAGTGGCAGGAGATCGGGTTTCAGGGTGATGACCCAAAGACAGACTTCCGTGGAATGGGAATCCTGGGACTAGAGAATTTGGTTTATTTTGCTCAAGAATATCCCAGTGCCGCTACACATGTTCTGTCCCACTCTACGCATCCACGGTATGGCTATGCTTTTGCTATAGTTGGTATAAATTTAACAAGCATGGCTCTGCGTCTGTTGAAAGATGGAGCCGCAAGGACTCATATTTATAACTCGTCAAAGACCTTGCCAACAATTCGTGCCTTTCATCAATTTTATTGTTATCTCTTCTATGAATTCGATGGGTTCTGGATAGAATCAAAACCGAGCAATATGATGGAATTCTCGTCCATACAAGAGAAATTCGAGAATAGCATTAGAATGGCATTAGCTGACCCATCTACCGTCTTTAGGATAAATATATCAGTCGATAATGTTTAA
- the LOC143354434 gene encoding uncharacterized protein LOC143354434, which produces MLGIVYFLMICSLTVVHSNNLETVGDTELTNLITNVKYVVVLFTTKNCEKCDELRNQVADLKEDLVDNLQARVVVVEDSKLMKILIPGDEPALVFFRHGIPLLYDGPSDPSEILHMFMNNIEPATKQLTDDTFEHLTQASSGATTGDWFVMFYNTDNWESTKMSTTWEIVGAKLKHRVNVARIAKSTTGAATARRFRVQETPAFIFFRHGKMYRYEIPKHDTNAFVLFAKEWYKNARAEPVPLPQSPFDDLVESIANTLRDNPWIMKLGSITIGVFIIISIASKFRRVPSEEPQKKD; this is translated from the exons ATGTtaggaatagtatattttttgaTGATATGTAGTCTCACCGTTGTTCACTCGAACAATCTCGAGACAGTGGGCGATACAGAActcacaaatttaataacgaacGTGAAATACGTAGTCGTGCTCTTCA CAACGAAGAATTGCGAAAAATGCGACGAGTTAAGAAATCAAGTAGCGGACTTAAAAGAGGACTTGGTAGACAACCTGCAAGCACGGGTGGTCGTAGTGGAAGACAGTAAACTCATGAAAATTTTAATTCCAGGCGATGAGCCTGCTCTCGTGTTCTTTAGACATGGGATACCCTTGCTCTACGATG GACCCTCTGACCCTTCGGAGATTCTGCACATGTTCATGAATAACATAGAACCCGCTACCAAACAGTTAACGGACGATACATTTGAACATTTAACACAAGCTAGCAGTGGAGCTACTACTGGAGATTGGTTTGTTATGTT TTACAATACAGACAACTGGGAATCCACTAAAATGTCTACCACGTGGGAGATAGTAGGTGCAAAGCTTAAACACAGAGTAAATGTAGCAAGAATCGCCAAATCAACAACTGGAGCAGCCACAGCCAGGAGATTTAGAGTTCAGGAGACTCCAGCATTTATATT CTTCAGGCACGGTAAAATGTATCGCTATGAAATACCGAAACACGACACCAACGCGTTCGTGCTCTTTGCGAAAGAATGGTACAAAAATGCTCGTGCTGAACCTGTGCCTCTACCACAAAGCCCATT cgACGATCTTGTAGAATCGATCGCAAACACCCTACGCGACAATCCATGGATCATGAAGCTCGGCAGCATCACCATCGGCGTATTTATCATAATTTCGATAGCGTCTAAGTTTAGGCGCGTTCCTTCCGAGGAACCTCAGAAAAAAGACTAA
- the LOC143354433 gene encoding ELMO domain-containing protein 2 isoform X2 has protein sequence MFTQLWSLVCWYFRPIVKWLLRQTTQMCELQRICYGEPSGAPRTLAVEESLRLSRNANIKTLVAHLNDLAEQRGITTKTERKILEEAIRTVLVTKKINPTAHPDFAKSFGKCIELIWGYKQLCVECEELRKTPYDAENPQHELLLFQLWNSLMPYERLDARVTKQWQEIGFQGDDPKTDFRGMGILGLENLVYFAQEYPSAATHVLSHSTHPRYGYAFAIVGINLTSMALRLLKDGAARTHIYNSSKTLPTIRAFHQFYCYLFYEFDGFWIESKPSNMMEFSSIQEKFENSIRMALADPSTVFRINISVDNV, from the coding sequence ATGTTCACGCAACTGTGGTCACTAGTCTGCTGGTATTTCAGACCGATTGTAAAATGGTTGTTGCGTCAGACAACAcagatgtgcgagctccaaagAATTTGTTATGGAGAGCCGTCTGGTGCACCGAGAACTCTGGCTGTGGAAGAATCTCTCAGGCTATCTAGAAATGCGAATATCAAAACTCTGGTGGCTCATTTAAACGATCTAGCCGAGCAACGTGGTATTACCACAAAAACAGAGCGTAAAATATTAGAGGAAGCCATTAGGACAGTGTTGGTGACCAAGAAGATAAATCCAACAGCACATCCTGACTTTGCTAAGTCCTTTGGCAAATGCATAGAATTAATTTGGGGCTACAAACAACTCTGTGTGGAGTGCGAAGAGCTTAGAAAAACGCCTTACGACGCCGAGAACCCTCAGCATGAGCTGTTATTGTTTCAGTTGTGGAACTCATTAATGCCTTACGAGCGTCTAGATGCTAGAGTTACAAAGCAGTGGCAGGAGATCGGGTTTCAGGGTGATGACCCAAAGACAGACTTCCGTGGAATGGGAATCCTGGGACTAGAGAATTTGGTTTATTTTGCTCAAGAATATCCCAGTGCCGCTACACATGTTCTGTCCCACTCTACGCATCCACGGTATGGCTATGCTTTTGCTATAGTTGGTATAAATTTAACAAGCATGGCTCTGCGTCTGTTGAAAGATGGAGCCGCAAGGACTCATATTTATAACTCGTCAAAGACCTTGCCAACAATTCGTGCCTTTCATCAATTTTATTGTTATCTCTTCTATGAATTCGATGGGTTCTGGATAGAATCAAAACCGAGCAATATGATGGAATTCTCGTCCATACAAGAGAAATTCGAGAATAGCATTAGAATGGCATTAGCTGACCCATCTACCGTCTTTAGGATAAATATATCAGTCGATAATGTTTAA
- the LOC143354435 gene encoding uncharacterized protein LOC143354435 translates to MDIDPASTSGTSINCSLVSEHCENDDDQSKEPPVEEQTEKDKEIPELVLDLRNILPICEPSSDNEDSVEKLSAVLEQPEDSSVTIEDAQSLIDDHVKRKLGTINHVLRERIESLREIMTSLKEELQNEVQLWRKEKEEMQLLREKGSALALHEATAAARAAAAAYAAESPLSNKMGDILNLGTEDTFAELAILEYEKRLAKYQDLHAYSQAEMRYNACWKSIANIYKQKLVEIERLCNEELEKVQQNANTLQPLKEMVSQWYMDEKNHGDTVKTYEIFPNAQKNVIDDEDAYSGHKFQKIDAEVNMAPEIFVAKFKSENSTNRHYV, encoded by the exons ATGGACATTGATCCAGCGTCAACGTCAGGAACCTCGATAAATTGCTCGCTGGTCAGCGAACATTGTGAAAATGACGACGATCAATCCAAAGAACCACCGGTTGAAGAACAAACGGAAAAAGATAAAGAGATTCCCGAGCTGGTGTTGGATCTCCGAAACATTCTTCCGATTTGTGAGCCATCTTCCGACAACGAGGACTCTGTGGAGAAGTTGTCCGCTGTCCTAGAACAACCTGAGGACTCCTCGGTCACGATAGAAGACGCTCAATCGTTGATAGATGATCACGTGAAGCGGAAGTTAGGAACCATTAA TCACGTTCTCCGGGAACGAATAGAGTCGCTCCGTGAAATTATGACGAGTCTTAAAGAAGAATTGCAAAACGAAGTGCAATTATGGAgaaaggagaaggaggagatGCAATTGTTGCGCGAAAAGGGTAGTGCATTGGCTTTGCACGAAGCAACTGCTGCTGCACGTGCTGCAGCAGCCGCTTATGCCGCGGAATCGCCTTTGTCTAATAAAATGg GAGACATTTTGAATCTCGGTACCGAGGACACGTTCGCTGAGCTTGCTATACTCGAGTACGAGAAGAGGCTAGCTAAATATCAAGACTTACACGCGTATAGTCAAGCCGAAATGCGTTACAATGCTTGTTGGAAATCAATCGCGAACATTTACAAGCAGAAATTAGTGGAAATCGAACGGCTCTGTAACGAGGAGCTGGAAAAAGTTCAGCAAAACGCTAATACGCTGCAACCACTCAAAGAAATGGTATCGCAATGGTATATGGACGAGAAGAACCATGGCGATACGGTGAAGACGTACGAAATTTTTCCTAACGCACAGAAAAATGTTATCGACGACGAGGACGCATATTCTGGTCATAAATTTCAGAAGATTGATGCGGAAGTGAACATGGCGCCTGAAATATTCGTTGCCAAATTTAAATCTGAGAATTCAACGAATAGGCATTATGTGTAA